One stretch of Streptomyces sp. NBC_01363 DNA includes these proteins:
- the orn gene encoding oligoribonuclease encodes MNDRMVWIDCEMTGLSLTEDALIEVAALVTDSELNVLGEGVDIVIRPPDAALETMPEVVRQMHTASGLLDELAGGTTLADAEAQVLNYVREHVKEPGKAPLCGNSVSTDRGFLARDMAALEGYLHYRIVDVSSIKELARRWYPRAYFNSPAKNGNHRALADIRDSITELRYYREAVFVPQPGPDSERAKAIATRVAPPAP; translated from the coding sequence ATGAACGATCGCATGGTGTGGATCGACTGCGAGATGACCGGGCTCTCGTTGACGGAAGACGCACTCATCGAGGTGGCCGCACTGGTCACCGACTCGGAGCTGAACGTGCTCGGCGAAGGGGTGGACATCGTGATCCGCCCGCCGGACGCGGCCCTGGAGACCATGCCCGAGGTGGTGCGGCAGATGCACACCGCCTCGGGCCTCCTCGACGAGCTGGCCGGGGGCACCACCCTGGCCGACGCCGAGGCCCAGGTGCTGAACTACGTCCGCGAGCATGTGAAGGAGCCCGGCAAGGCCCCGCTCTGCGGGAACTCGGTCTCCACCGACCGCGGTTTCCTGGCGCGGGACATGGCGGCCCTGGAGGGCTACCTCCACTACCGGATCGTCGATGTCTCCTCGATCAAGGAGCTGGCGCGCCGCTGGTACCCGAGGGCGTACTTCAACAGCCCGGCCAAGAACGGCAACCACCGGGCGCTCGCGGACATCCGTGACTCCATCACGGAGCTGCGCTACTACCGCGAGGCGGTCTTCGTGCCGCAGCCCGGTCCGGACTCGGAGCGCGCGAAGGCCATCGCGACACGCGTCGCGCCGCCCGCGCCGTAG
- the glmS gene encoding glutamine--fructose-6-phosphate transaminase (isomerizing) — MCGIVGYIGKRDVAPLLLEGLQRLEYRGYDSAGIVITGKASAGKPAALRMVKAKGRVRELEARVPKRFTGTTGIAHTRWATHGAPSDENAHPHLDAENKVAVVHNGIIDNASELRAKLVADGVVFLSETDTEVLVHLIARAQADTLEEKVREALRSVEGTYGIAVMHADFNDRIVVARNGSPVVLGIGEKEMFVASDVAALVAHTRQVVTLDDGEMATLKADDFRTYTTEGSSTTATPTTVEWEAESYDMGGHDTYMHKEISEQADAVDRVLRGRIDDRFATVHLGGLNLDAREARGVRRIKILGCGTSYHAGQIGAQLIEELARIPADAEPASEFRYRNPVVDPDTLYVAVSQSGETYDVLAAVQELKRKGARVLGVVNVVGSAIAREADGGTYVHAGPEVCVVSTKCFTNTVVAFALLALHLGRIRDLSVADGKRIIEGLRRLPAQISEILANEDEIKKMAAEYADAKSMMFIGRVRGYPVAREASLKLKEVSYIHAEAYPASELKHGPLALIEPAMPTVAIVPDDDLLEKNRAAMEEIKARSGRILAVAHQVQEKADHTIVVPKNENELDPILMGIPLQLFAYHTALAMGRDIDKPRNLAKSVTVE; from the coding sequence ATGTGCGGAATCGTCGGATATATCGGGAAGCGTGATGTGGCTCCGCTGCTGCTGGAAGGGCTGCAGCGGCTGGAGTACCGGGGTTACGACTCCGCGGGCATCGTGATCACCGGCAAGGCGTCGGCCGGCAAGCCCGCCGCCCTGCGGATGGTCAAGGCGAAGGGGCGGGTCCGCGAGCTGGAGGCCCGCGTTCCCAAGCGCTTCACCGGCACCACCGGTATCGCCCACACCCGCTGGGCCACCCACGGCGCCCCGAGCGACGAGAACGCGCACCCGCACCTGGACGCCGAGAACAAGGTCGCCGTAGTCCACAACGGCATCATCGACAACGCCTCCGAGCTCCGTGCGAAGCTCGTCGCCGACGGCGTCGTCTTCCTGTCCGAGACCGACACCGAGGTGCTGGTCCACCTGATCGCCCGCGCCCAGGCGGACACCCTGGAGGAGAAGGTCCGCGAGGCGCTGCGCTCGGTCGAGGGCACGTACGGCATCGCCGTCATGCACGCCGACTTCAACGATCGCATCGTGGTCGCCCGCAACGGCTCCCCGGTCGTGCTCGGCATCGGCGAGAAGGAGATGTTCGTCGCCTCGGACGTCGCCGCGCTGGTCGCCCACACCCGCCAGGTCGTCACCCTGGACGACGGCGAGATGGCCACCCTCAAGGCCGACGACTTCCGTACGTACACCACGGAGGGCTCGTCCACGACGGCCACGCCGACCACCGTGGAGTGGGAGGCCGAGTCGTACGACATGGGCGGCCACGACACGTACATGCACAAGGAGATCTCCGAGCAGGCCGACGCCGTCGACCGGGTGCTGCGCGGCCGGATCGACGACCGCTTCGCCACCGTGCACCTGGGCGGCCTCAACCTGGACGCCCGGGAGGCGCGCGGGGTCCGCCGGATCAAGATCCTCGGCTGCGGCACCTCGTACCACGCGGGCCAGATCGGCGCCCAGCTGATCGAGGAGCTGGCCCGCATCCCCGCGGACGCCGAGCCCGCCTCCGAGTTCCGCTACCGCAACCCGGTCGTCGACCCGGACACGCTGTACGTCGCGGTCTCCCAGTCCGGCGAGACGTACGACGTGCTGGCCGCCGTCCAGGAGCTCAAGCGCAAGGGCGCCCGGGTGCTCGGTGTCGTCAACGTGGTGGGTTCGGCGATCGCCCGGGAGGCGGACGGCGGTACGTACGTCCACGCCGGTCCCGAGGTGTGCGTCGTCTCCACCAAGTGCTTCACCAACACGGTCGTCGCGTTCGCGCTGCTCGCACTGCACCTGGGCCGGATCCGGGACCTGTCGGTCGCCGACGGCAAGCGGATCATCGAGGGGCTGCGCAGGCTGCCCGCCCAGATCAGCGAGATCCTGGCGAACGAGGACGAGATCAAGAAGATGGCGGCCGAGTACGCGGACGCCAAGTCGATGATGTTCATCGGCCGGGTGCGCGGCTACCCCGTCGCCCGAGAGGCCTCGCTGAAGCTCAAGGAGGTCTCGTACATCCACGCCGAGGCGTACCCGGCCTCCGAGCTGAAGCACGGGCCGCTGGCGCTGATCGAGCCCGCGATGCCGACGGTGGCGATCGTGCCGGACGACGACCTGCTGGAGAAGAACCGCGCCGCGATGGAGGAGATCAAGGCCCGCAGCGGCCGCATCCTCGCCGTCGCCCACCAGGTGCAGGAGAAGGCCGACCACACCATCGTCGTGCCGAAGAACGAGAACGAGCTGGACCCGATCCTGATGGGCATCCCGCTCCAGCTCTTCGCGTACCACACGGCGCTGGCCATGGGCCGCGACATCGACAAGCCGCGCAACCTGGCGAAGTCCGTCACCGTCGAATAG
- a CDS encoding helix-turn-helix domain-containing protein, with protein MSQDSAAATEAVRKLSGRRRREVVAVLLFSGGPIFESSIPLSVFGIDRQDAGVPRYRLLVCGGEEGPLRTTGGLELTAPYGLEAISRAGTVVVPAWRSITSPPPAEALEALRRAHEEGARIVGLCTGAFVLAAAGLLDGRPATTHWMYAPTLAKRYPSVHVDPRELFVDDGDVLTSAGTAAGIDLCLHIVRTDHGTEAAGALARRLVVPSRRSGGQERYLDRSLPEEIGSDPLAEVVAWALEHLHEQFDVETLAARAYMSRRTFDRRFRSLTGSAPLQWLITQRVLQAQRLLETSEYSVDEVAGRCGFRSPVALRGHFRRQLGSSPAAYRAAYRARRPQGSGAEPVTTATEPVVPAQGNAAIRRAAATAASPGPHAVAAPTVGTVQPEQGKPGPDAYTTGRPTLPGQRSAP; from the coding sequence ATGAGCCAGGACTCCGCCGCCGCAACGGAGGCTGTACGGAAGCTCAGTGGACGTCGACGACGAGAAGTCGTCGCCGTGCTGCTGTTCAGCGGCGGCCCCATCTTCGAGAGTTCGATCCCGCTCTCCGTGTTCGGAATCGACCGCCAGGACGCGGGAGTTCCGCGCTACCGACTCCTCGTCTGCGGCGGGGAAGAAGGACCGCTGCGGACCACCGGGGGACTCGAACTCACCGCGCCCTACGGGCTGGAGGCGATCAGCAGGGCCGGCACCGTCGTGGTGCCCGCCTGGCGTTCGATCACCTCGCCGCCGCCCGCCGAGGCGCTGGAGGCGCTGCGCCGCGCCCACGAGGAGGGCGCCCGCATCGTCGGGCTGTGCACGGGCGCGTTCGTGCTCGCCGCCGCCGGCCTGCTGGACGGCCGCCCGGCGACCACACACTGGATGTACGCACCGACGCTGGCCAAGCGCTATCCGTCGGTCCATGTCGATCCGCGTGAGCTGTTCGTCGACGACGGCGATGTGCTCACCTCCGCAGGGACAGCGGCGGGGATCGATCTCTGTCTGCACATAGTCCGCACGGACCACGGCACGGAGGCCGCCGGGGCACTGGCCCGCCGGCTCGTCGTGCCGTCGCGGCGCAGTGGCGGCCAGGAGCGCTACCTCGACAGGTCTTTACCCGAGGAGATCGGCTCCGACCCGCTCGCCGAGGTCGTGGCCTGGGCACTGGAGCATCTCCACGAGCAGTTCGACGTGGAGACGCTGGCCGCGCGCGCCTACATGAGCAGGCGGACCTTCGACCGCAGGTTCCGTTCGCTCACCGGCAGCGCACCGCTCCAGTGGCTGATCACCCAGCGGGTGCTGCAGGCGCAGCGGCTGCTGGAGACGTCCGAGTACTCGGTCGACGAGGTGGCGGGCCGCTGCGGCTTCCGCTCGCCGGTCGCGCTGCGCGGACACTTCCGGCGTCAGCTGGGCTCCTCCCCCGCCGCGTACCGGGCCGCCTACCGGGCCCGCCGTCCGCAGGGCAGTGGCGCGGAGCCGGTGACCACGGCGACCGAGCCGGTCGTACCCGCCCAGGGCAATGCGGCGATCCGGCGTGCCGCGGCCACGGCCGCCTCGCCGGGCCCGCATGCCGTCGCGGCGCCGACGGTCGGTACGGTCCAGCCGGAGCAGGGGAAACCCGGCCCCGACGCGTACACGACCGGGCGCCCGACCCTGCCGGGCCAGCGGAGCGCCCCGTAG
- a CDS encoding IS110 family transposase, with the protein MAILAEEVDGVIGVDTHRDTLAAAAVSPIGAVLASTDSPANARGYRRLLDFAREHVPGRRCWALEGIGSYGAGLAVFLDQAGERVVEVCRPKRLPNRGGRKTDMLDAIRAAKEALATEHLIQPRLRGEREALRVLLATRHGAVLASTAAINQLKALIVSAPDGLRAELRKLKRPAQIAYCAQLRDRPAQSLEHRMTARALRSTAQRIQALQAEAKDLEKDIHALVADMAPELLDLLGVGPITAAQILVSWSHQGRFRSEAAFASFAGVSPIPASSGLTNRHRLNRSGDRQLNRALHTITLIRMRLDPATKAYVARRITEGKTARDAQRCLKRVICRQLFKTLERIDRPALRSIVDLVQAA; encoded by the coding sequence GTGGCCATCCTCGCAGAAGAAGTCGACGGGGTCATCGGCGTCGACACCCACCGCGACACCCTTGCGGCAGCAGCCGTCAGTCCCATCGGCGCCGTGCTGGCCAGCACCGATTCACCCGCCAACGCCCGCGGCTACCGCCGTCTCCTGGACTTCGCCCGCGAGCACGTCCCCGGGCGGCGCTGCTGGGCTCTGGAGGGTATCGGCAGCTACGGCGCCGGCCTCGCAGTCTTTCTCGACCAAGCAGGCGAGCGCGTCGTCGAGGTCTGCCGGCCCAAGCGGTTGCCCAATCGGGGCGGGCGCAAGACGGACATGCTCGACGCCATCCGGGCCGCGAAGGAAGCGCTGGCCACCGAGCATCTGATCCAACCCCGGCTTCGCGGCGAACGCGAGGCCCTGCGGGTCCTCCTTGCCACCCGTCATGGCGCTGTCCTCGCCTCCACGGCCGCGATCAACCAGCTCAAGGCCCTGATCGTCTCCGCGCCGGATGGGCTCCGAGCCGAGCTACGGAAACTCAAGCGTCCGGCCCAGATCGCCTACTGTGCTCAGCTTCGGGACCGTCCGGCACAGAGCCTTGAGCACCGGATGACGGCGCGGGCCCTGCGATCCACTGCCCAGCGCATCCAAGCCCTACAGGCCGAGGCCAAGGATCTCGAGAAGGACATCCACGCCCTGGTCGCAGACATGGCTCCGGAACTCCTCGACCTGCTCGGCGTCGGTCCGATCACTGCGGCTCAGATCCTGGTCAGTTGGTCCCACCAGGGACGATTTCGTTCCGAAGCGGCCTTCGCCTCCTTCGCCGGCGTCTCACCTATTCCCGCATCGTCCGGACTCACGAACAGGCACCGGCTCAACCGCAGCGGAGACCGGCAGCTCAACCGGGCCCTGCACACCATCACCTTGATCCGCATGCGGCTCGACCCCGCCACGAAGGCGTACGTCGCCCGGAGGATCACTGAGGGAAAGACTGCCCGCGACGCGCAGCGATGCCTCAAGCGCGTCATCTGCCGCCAACTCTTCAAGACCCTCGAACGGATCGACCGCCCCGCACTCAGGAGCATCGTGGATCTTGTTCAAGCGGCTTGA
- a CDS encoding beta-N-acetylhexosaminidase codes for MRLHRTQRTALPRLLGSLLLVTAAGISTVGATTERPAANSGPAATASPRPLGQIVPAPAEAKTGGSPYTITADTRIRVDGSGEARRVGDYLAGVLRPSTGYPLPVTGDAGNGIRLRLDSHNGAPGAEGYSLKSSRGSVTITARGPAGLFHGVQTLRQLLPADVEKKSPQKGPWTVAGGTVTDAPRYAYRSAMLDVSRHFFTVAEVKRYIDQLALYKMNKLHLHLSDDQGWRIAIDSWPRLATYGGQTEVGGGPGGYYTKSDYKEIVRYASSRYLEVVPEIDLPGHTNAALASYAELNCNGVAPPLYTGTSVGFSSLCVPKAVTYDFVDDVVRELAALTPGKYLHIGGDEAHSTSHEDYVAFMDKAQAVVGKYGKTVVGWHQLTGGTPVKGAVAQYWGYDRTGDAERKQVADAAANGTKLVLSPADRSYLDMKYDKDTELGLAWAGYVSVQRSYDWNPATYLAGAPEGSVLGVEAPLWSETLTNSDEIEQMAFPRLPGVAELGWSPAATHDWDAYKVRLGAQGPRLSALGVDYYRAPQVPWAAE; via the coding sequence GTGAGACTGCACAGGACACAGCGCACCGCCCTTCCCCGCCTTCTCGGCTCGCTGCTGCTCGTCACGGCGGCCGGGATCTCCACTGTCGGCGCCACAACGGAAAGACCGGCGGCGAACAGCGGCCCGGCCGCCACCGCCTCGCCCCGTCCGCTCGGCCAGATCGTGCCCGCCCCCGCCGAGGCGAAGACCGGCGGCTCCCCGTACACCATCACGGCGGACACCAGGATCCGCGTCGACGGATCCGGCGAGGCCCGACGGGTCGGCGACTACCTGGCGGGTGTGCTGCGCCCGTCCACCGGATACCCGCTGCCGGTCACCGGCGACGCCGGCAACGGCATCCGGCTGCGTCTCGACTCCCACAACGGCGCACCGGGCGCCGAGGGTTACAGCCTGAAGTCGAGCCGCGGCTCCGTCACCATCACCGCACGCGGCCCCGCGGGGCTCTTCCACGGCGTCCAGACGCTCCGCCAACTGCTCCCGGCCGACGTGGAGAAGAAGAGCCCCCAGAAGGGCCCGTGGACGGTCGCGGGCGGCACGGTCACGGACGCGCCGCGCTACGCGTACCGCAGCGCGATGCTCGACGTCTCCCGGCACTTCTTCACCGTCGCCGAGGTCAAGCGCTACATCGACCAGCTCGCCCTCTACAAGATGAACAAGCTCCATCTGCATCTCTCCGACGACCAGGGCTGGCGGATCGCCATCGACTCCTGGCCGCGGCTCGCCACATACGGCGGGCAGACGGAGGTCGGCGGCGGCCCCGGCGGCTACTACACGAAGAGCGACTACAAGGAGATCGTCCGGTACGCCTCCTCCCGCTATCTGGAGGTCGTGCCGGAGATCGACCTGCCCGGCCACACCAACGCGGCACTCGCCTCGTACGCGGAGCTGAACTGCAACGGGGTCGCGCCGCCGCTGTACACCGGCACCAGTGTCGGCTTCAGTTCGCTCTGCGTCCCGAAGGCCGTCACGTACGACTTCGTGGACGACGTGGTCCGTGAGCTCGCCGCGCTCACGCCCGGCAAGTACCTCCACATCGGCGGCGACGAGGCGCACTCCACCAGCCACGAGGACTATGTGGCGTTCATGGACAAGGCGCAGGCCGTCGTCGGCAAGTACGGCAAGACCGTGGTGGGCTGGCACCAGCTGACCGGGGGCACGCCGGTGAAGGGCGCGGTCGCCCAGTACTGGGGCTACGACCGGACGGGCGACGCCGAGCGCAAGCAGGTCGCGGACGCCGCCGCGAACGGCACGAAGCTGGTGCTGTCCCCGGCCGACCGGAGCTACCTCGACATGAAGTACGACAAGGACACCGAGCTGGGCCTGGCCTGGGCCGGCTACGTATCGGTCCAGCGCTCGTACGACTGGAACCCGGCGACCTACCTGGCCGGCGCACCGGAGGGCTCGGTCCTCGGGGTCGAGGCGCCGCTCTGGTCGGAGACCCTGACCAACAGCGACGAGATCGAGCAGATGGCGTTCCCCCGGCTGCCCGGGGTCGCGGAGCTCGGCTGGTCGCCCGCGGCCACGCACGACTGGGACGCGTACAAGGTGCGGCTGGGGGCGCAGGGGCCGAGGCTCTCGGCGCTCGGCGTCGACTACTACCGGGCGCCGCAGGTCCCCTGGGCCGCCGAGTGA
- a CDS encoding universal stress protein, protein MAGHEIPEPADRKQVADPMSDPQTVEETRHSCDPAFRHGVVVGFDGSTSSERALAYAIGMARRSGSGLIIVHVANRLPTTVWAGCEPPVFVDVPDHRTEVLGLELACADYLSEVPWVLVERGGDICHELEEVGREYSADAIVVGSTHGIVGRIFGSVAGRLARRAQRPVVVIP, encoded by the coding sequence ATGGCCGGTCACGAAATCCCCGAACCCGCCGACCGCAAGCAGGTAGCCGACCCCATGTCGGACCCGCAGACGGTCGAAGAAACACGTCACTCCTGCGATCCCGCGTTCCGTCATGGGGTCGTCGTCGGCTTCGACGGCTCGACCTCCAGTGAACGCGCCCTCGCCTATGCCATCGGGATGGCCCGAAGATCAGGTTCCGGCCTGATCATCGTCCATGTCGCCAACCGGCTGCCGACCACGGTCTGGGCAGGTTGCGAGCCGCCCGTCTTCGTGGACGTGCCCGATCACCGCACCGAGGTGCTCGGTCTGGAGCTCGCCTGCGCGGACTACCTCTCCGAGGTTCCCTGGGTCCTCGTCGAGCGGGGCGGGGACATCTGTCACGAGCTGGAGGAGGTCGGCCGGGAGTACTCGGCCGACGCCATCGTCGTCGGCTCCACGCACGGCATCGTCGGCCGCATCTTCGGCTCGGTGGCGGGACGCCTTGCGCGGCGTGCGCAGCGCCCGGTCGTCGTCATCCCCTGA
- a CDS encoding DUF4429 domain-containing protein produces MAEITQHDGTWTFDGETVRIVPGRGKGTHPLRQELGECVVPLRALAGISFEPDRKGGRLRLRLRDGACPVLRAADGRLKDAADPYQLTVEKDRSGLAEYFVDEVRSALLVERVPTGAVDGFLLPGPAVPVAGGGGDGTASFDGETVRLTWNWKANGVKTSGGPVAFPVSEVTGVHWVPAIGLENGHLRFVRREGPASAPAAEDDPYSLDLWGLSKKEYTAVLVAAAVLVRLPDAAGAGPAPGGAAPAEITAPAAPAPAVSSGDDHDALLRRLRELGELHRSGVLTDDEFSAAKQAVLKRL; encoded by the coding sequence ATGGCGGAAATAACCCAACACGACGGAACGTGGACCTTCGACGGCGAAACGGTGCGGATCGTGCCGGGCCGAGGCAAGGGCACCCATCCGCTCCGGCAGGAGCTGGGCGAATGCGTCGTCCCGCTGCGGGCGTTGGCGGGCATCTCCTTCGAGCCGGACCGCAAGGGCGGCCGGCTGCGACTGCGGCTGCGCGACGGCGCGTGCCCGGTGCTGCGCGCGGCCGACGGCAGGCTCAAGGACGCCGCGGACCCCTACCAACTGACCGTGGAGAAGGACCGGAGCGGGCTGGCGGAGTACTTCGTCGACGAGGTGCGCAGCGCCCTGCTGGTCGAGCGGGTGCCCACCGGCGCGGTGGACGGCTTCCTGCTGCCGGGGCCCGCGGTGCCGGTCGCCGGTGGCGGCGGGGACGGCACGGCCTCGTTCGACGGGGAGACCGTCCGCCTCACCTGGAACTGGAAGGCCAACGGGGTCAAGACCTCGGGCGGCCCGGTCGCGTTCCCGGTCTCGGAGGTGACCGGCGTGCACTGGGTGCCCGCCATCGGCCTGGAGAACGGGCATCTGCGCTTCGTGCGGCGCGAGGGCCCGGCGTCGGCCCCGGCGGCCGAGGACGACCCGTACTCGCTGGATCTGTGGGGGCTGTCCAAGAAGGAGTACACGGCGGTCCTGGTCGCGGCGGCGGTCCTGGTACGGCTGCCCGATGCGGCGGGGGCGGGTCCGGCCCCCGGAGGCGCCGCGCCCGCGGAGATCACGGCCCCGGCCGCACCCGCCCCGGCCGTCTCGTCCGGCGACGATCACGACGCACTGCTGCGCCGGCTGCGCGAGCTCGGTGAGCTGCACCGGTCCGGGGTGCTCACCGACGACGAGTTCAGCGCCGCCAAACAGGCCGTACTCAAGCGCCTGTAG
- a CDS encoding LacI family DNA-binding transcriptional regulator, with amino-acid sequence MTAARVRSGGRPTLEEVAARAGVGRGTASRVINGSPRVSAHTREAVEAAVAELGYVPNRAARALAGNRTDAIALVVPEPETRFFAEPYFSDIVRGVGAALADTDMQLLLTLVGNDRERRRLAQYLTAHRVDGVLLVSVHADDPLPDLLEQLGMPAVMSGRRWASETLASVDSDNFGGAGAAVGHLVSRGRRAIATITGPRDVYGAQRRLDGYREAMSGAGLEPDERLIAPADFTEEGGARAMRELLARRPDVDAVFAASDVMAAGARQVLREAGRRIPDDVALIGFDDSAVARHMDPALTSVRQPIEEMGRTMARVLLKEIASESQERPQIVLPTELVVRDSS; translated from the coding sequence ATGACGGCAGCGCGAGTACGGAGCGGTGGCCGGCCCACGCTCGAAGAGGTCGCGGCACGGGCAGGGGTGGGGCGCGGCACGGCCTCGCGGGTCATCAACGGCTCACCACGGGTCAGCGCGCACACCCGCGAGGCGGTGGAGGCGGCCGTCGCCGAGCTGGGCTACGTACCGAATCGCGCGGCCCGCGCGCTCGCCGGGAACCGCACGGACGCCATCGCCCTGGTGGTGCCCGAGCCGGAGACCCGCTTCTTCGCCGAGCCGTACTTCTCCGACATCGTCCGCGGTGTCGGCGCGGCGCTCGCCGACACCGACATGCAACTGCTGCTCACCCTCGTCGGCAACGACCGCGAGCGCCGCCGGCTGGCCCAGTACCTGACCGCGCACCGCGTCGACGGCGTGCTGCTGGTCTCCGTCCACGCCGACGACCCGCTGCCGGACCTGCTGGAGCAGCTCGGCATGCCGGCCGTGATGAGCGGCCGCAGATGGGCCTCCGAAACGCTCGCCTCGGTCGACTCCGACAACTTCGGGGGCGCCGGCGCCGCGGTCGGCCATCTCGTCTCCCGGGGGCGCCGCGCCATCGCCACGATCACCGGACCCCGGGACGTCTACGGAGCGCAGCGCCGTCTCGACGGCTACCGCGAGGCGATGTCCGGGGCCGGTCTCGAACCGGACGAGCGGCTGATCGCTCCGGCCGACTTCACCGAGGAGGGCGGTGCGCGGGCCATGCGCGAGCTGCTCGCCCGCCGCCCCGACGTCGACGCGGTCTTCGCGGCCTCCGACGTCATGGCCGCGGGCGCCCGTCAGGTGCTGCGCGAGGCCGGCCGGCGCATCCCGGACGACGTGGCCCTCATCGGCTTCGACGACTCGGCGGTGGCCCGCCACATGGACCCGGCCCTCACCAGCGTGCGCCAGCCGATCGAGGAGATGGGCCGCACGATGGCCCGCGTACTGCTCAAGGAGATCGCGAGCGAGAGCCAGGAGCGCCCGCAGATCGTGCTCCCCACCGAACTGGTCGTCCGCGACTCCTCGTGA
- a CDS encoding GH1 family beta-glucosidase: MTAVRPDTAPKAAPEAAEFPTGFVWGAATAAYQVEGAAAEDGRTPSIWDTFSRTPGKVRNGDTGDIAADHYHRYRDDVALMKRLGLTAYRFSVSWSRVQPTGRGPAVECGLDFYRRLVDELLEAGIAPVATLYHWDLPQELEDAGGWPQRVTAERFADYADIMAGALGDRVSTWTTLNEPWCSAFLGYGSGVHAPGRTEPAAALRAAHHLNLAHGRATGVLRDRLPATAQISVTLNLHHVRPLTGSAADADAARRIDAVGNRIFTGPMLRGAYPEDLLTDTGHLVDWPELVRDGDLAAISGPVDVLGVNYYTPTLVSTPADGSGDSRDDGHGNSDHSPWPGSEHVAFHLAEGRKRTAMNWAIDPDGLYELLADVSRDHPGLPLMVTENGAAFDDDLSPEGLVEDPERIEYLRGHLDAVRRAAADGVDVRGYFLWSLMDNFEWAYGYSKRFGAVYVDYDTQRRIPKASAHWYADVIRRHALPPAPAPSPATGLG, from the coding sequence ATGACTGCCGTACGACCCGACACCGCCCCGAAGGCCGCACCCGAGGCAGCGGAATTCCCGACCGGTTTCGTCTGGGGGGCGGCCACCGCCGCGTACCAGGTCGAGGGCGCCGCGGCCGAGGACGGCCGCACCCCTTCCATCTGGGACACCTTCAGCCGCACGCCGGGCAAGGTCCGCAACGGTGACACCGGAGACATCGCCGCCGACCACTACCACCGCTACCGCGACGACGTGGCGCTGATGAAGCGGCTCGGCCTGACGGCCTACCGCTTCTCCGTCTCCTGGTCCCGGGTGCAGCCCACCGGCCGCGGCCCCGCCGTCGAATGCGGCCTGGACTTCTACCGCAGGCTCGTCGACGAGCTCCTCGAAGCGGGCATCGCGCCCGTCGCCACCCTCTACCACTGGGACCTGCCCCAGGAGCTGGAGGACGCGGGCGGCTGGCCCCAGCGGGTGACCGCCGAACGCTTCGCCGACTACGCCGACATCATGGCCGGAGCCCTCGGCGACCGCGTCAGCACCTGGACCACCCTCAACGAACCGTGGTGCTCGGCCTTCCTCGGCTACGGCTCCGGCGTGCACGCCCCCGGCCGCACCGAGCCCGCCGCCGCGCTGCGCGCCGCCCACCATCTCAACCTCGCCCATGGCCGGGCGACCGGGGTCCTGCGCGACCGCCTCCCCGCCACCGCGCAGATCTCGGTCACCCTCAACCTCCACCACGTCCGCCCGCTGACCGGCAGCGCGGCCGACGCGGACGCCGCCCGCCGGATCGACGCGGTCGGCAACCGGATCTTCACCGGTCCGATGCTGCGCGGCGCGTACCCGGAGGACCTGCTCACCGACACCGGGCACCTGGTGGACTGGCCGGAGCTGGTCCGGGACGGCGACCTGGCCGCCATCTCCGGCCCGGTAGACGTCCTGGGCGTCAACTACTACACGCCGACGCTGGTCTCCACGCCCGCCGACGGCTCCGGCGACTCGCGCGACGACGGGCACGGCAACAGCGACCACTCCCCGTGGCCCGGCTCCGAGCACGTCGCCTTCCACCTCGCCGAGGGCAGGAAGCGCACCGCGATGAACTGGGCGATCGACCCGGACGGGCTGTACGAGCTGCTCGCCGACGTCTCCCGGGACCACCCCGGCCTGCCGTTGATGGTCACCGAGAACGGCGCCGCCTTCGACGACGACCTCTCGCCCGAGGGGCTGGTGGAGGACCCCGAGCGGATCGAGTACCTGCGCGGCCACCTCGACGCCGTGCGGCGGGCCGCGGCCGACGGGGTGGACGTCCGGGGCTACTTCCTCTGGTCCCTGATGGACAACTTCGAGTGGGCGTACGGGTACTCCAAGCGCTTCGGTGCCGTCTACGTCGACTACGACACCCAGCGCCGCATCCCCAAGGCGAGCGCCCACTGGTACGCCGACGTCATCCGCCGCCACGCGCTGCCCCCGGCCCCTGCCCCGTCCCCGGCCACCGGCCTCGGCTGA